Proteins from one Chitinophaga oryzae genomic window:
- a CDS encoding alpha/beta fold hydrolase, whose protein sequence is MLSSYQYPYPVHFFKLQTQGQPLTMAYMDIQPSRPNGRTVVLLHGKNFCGAYWDSTAASLTNNGYRVIIPDQVGFGKSSKPAHLQYSFQLLAQNTKALLDTLGISKAAILGHSMGGMIAARFALMYPETTTKLILENPIGLEDWKVVVPYQSVDKWYHSELKQTYDKIKQYQLDNYYAGQWKPEYEKWARLQASWIHSPDYAQVAWNAALTYDMIFTQPVYYEFPNIQAPTLLIIGQRDRTALGKANVRPDIRSSLGNYPELGKEAAKRIPHATLVPIEGVGHLPHIEAYTKFITPLLDFLQQ, encoded by the coding sequence ATGCTATCATCCTATCAATACCCCTACCCCGTTCATTTTTTTAAGCTCCAAACACAGGGCCAACCGCTGACAATGGCCTACATGGACATACAACCTTCCCGTCCTAACGGCCGTACGGTCGTACTGCTGCACGGCAAAAACTTCTGCGGCGCCTATTGGGACAGCACCGCCGCCAGCCTCACCAACAACGGCTACCGGGTGATCATCCCCGACCAGGTCGGATTCGGCAAATCCTCCAAACCGGCACACCTGCAGTACAGCTTCCAGCTGCTCGCACAAAACACCAAAGCATTGCTGGATACGCTCGGCATCAGCAAAGCCGCTATCCTAGGGCATTCCATGGGAGGCATGATCGCTGCCCGCTTCGCCCTCATGTACCCCGAAACCACCACCAAACTGATACTGGAAAACCCCATCGGGCTGGAAGACTGGAAAGTGGTGGTTCCGTACCAATCTGTGGATAAATGGTATCACTCTGAACTCAAACAGACCTACGACAAAATCAAACAATATCAACTGGATAATTACTACGCCGGACAATGGAAACCGGAATACGAAAAATGGGCACGTCTGCAGGCCAGCTGGATCCACAGCCCCGACTATGCCCAGGTGGCCTGGAACGCCGCCCTCACCTACGACATGATCTTCACCCAGCCCGTATACTACGAGTTTCCCAACATCCAGGCCCCCACCCTGCTCATCATCGGGCAGCGTGACCGCACCGCACTGGGCAAAGCCAATGTCCGGCCGGACATACGTTCCTCACTGGGCAACTATCCTGAACTGGGAAAAGAAGCGGCCAAACGCATCCCACACGCAACACTCGTCCCCATCGAAGGAGTAGGTCACCTGCCTCACATTGAAGCCTATACGAAATTTATTACGCCATTGCTGGATTTCCTGCAGCAATAG
- a CDS encoding patatin-like phospholipase family protein, whose protein sequence is MKLFLIKTYYSFPVQLLLLHFRKYQVLLIFWVILFSTINGGFAKVFGGDALFLAPEYLGKVNFYSTAILGLATGMFIMSWQITTFILHTGRFKFLATTSQPFFRYCLNNSLIPLAFFICLLYRGWSYQRYEQLSSVPEILLLGEGFICGALFVVFFGFFYFFNADKNIGRRLERRFGNPRNFLRVILKPTQEPDENALPVHNYFSTPWKIRRARNVDHYNKHYLDSILKQHHFAAMITVGCALIFLVILAYMMDYEVFRIPAGASVLIFFAFLIGVAGAYSYLLQTWSIPVVLVLLFGLNWMVEHNWVDNRNKAYGLDYQQKKARPEYSVEALQRFFTRERYEADRKQSLDILKKWRSKFPAHKKPQLVVLNFSGGGSRSATWSLHVLQRLDSLLQGRLMKHTVLMTGASGGMLGASYFRELYYQQRMGKPIRLTDSIYTERVSRDLLNSVFSAMAVNDFITPWRTFKMDNKRYAKDRGYAFEMQLNQNTDNALNKILRDYKAPEQNAEIPMLIWNATINADGRRLMISPQPISYLCSPQYLYPTRQVRDIDGVDFAQYYANQDAMDLKVTSAIRMCATFPYVLPNTFLPSNPIVDVMDAGIRDNFGQQTTLRFLYTFSKWINENTSGVVYIQIRDTRKNDISPIKKTKDLSDLLFEPLFTMQQHWSAMQDFDQDDLVNYMEGYFPDKFHRIIFQYVPQKQDKGAALSWHLTSREKLDIAHALDNPANQSALDFVVRLMTE, encoded by the coding sequence GTGAAGCTATTCCTAATAAAAACGTACTATTCTTTCCCTGTTCAGTTGCTCCTGCTGCATTTCAGGAAATACCAGGTGTTGCTCATCTTCTGGGTAATTCTCTTTAGCACGATCAATGGCGGATTTGCCAAGGTATTCGGAGGCGACGCACTCTTTCTGGCGCCGGAATACCTGGGGAAAGTGAATTTTTACAGCACAGCGATTCTCGGGCTGGCCACGGGCATGTTTATCATGAGCTGGCAGATCACCACCTTCATCCTGCATACCGGCCGGTTTAAGTTCCTGGCCACCACCTCACAGCCTTTTTTCCGGTACTGTCTCAATAACTCCCTGATCCCGCTGGCATTTTTTATCTGCCTGCTTTACCGCGGCTGGTCCTATCAGCGATATGAACAGCTGAGCTCCGTTCCCGAAATCCTTTTACTGGGCGAAGGGTTTATCTGCGGCGCCCTGTTTGTCGTGTTTTTTGGCTTCTTTTATTTTTTTAATGCCGATAAAAACATCGGCCGCCGGCTGGAGCGACGTTTTGGTAACCCGCGTAATTTTCTCAGGGTGATCCTAAAGCCCACGCAGGAGCCTGATGAGAACGCGCTGCCGGTGCACAACTATTTTTCCACGCCGTGGAAGATACGCCGGGCACGGAATGTAGACCACTATAACAAACATTATCTCGACAGTATCCTGAAACAGCATCACTTCGCAGCGATGATCACTGTCGGCTGCGCGCTGATTTTCCTGGTGATACTGGCATACATGATGGACTATGAAGTTTTCAGGATCCCGGCCGGCGCCAGTGTGCTGATCTTTTTCGCTTTCCTGATCGGCGTGGCCGGCGCTTACTCTTACCTGTTGCAAACCTGGTCTATTCCGGTGGTGCTGGTATTGTTGTTTGGGCTCAACTGGATGGTGGAGCATAATTGGGTGGACAATCGCAACAAGGCATACGGACTTGATTACCAACAGAAAAAAGCGAGGCCGGAGTATAGTGTGGAAGCTTTGCAGCGGTTCTTTACCCGCGAGCGGTATGAGGCAGACAGAAAACAATCACTGGATATTTTGAAGAAATGGCGCAGCAAGTTTCCGGCACATAAAAAGCCGCAGCTGGTGGTGCTGAATTTCAGCGGCGGCGGCAGCCGTTCCGCTACCTGGTCGCTGCATGTGCTCCAGCGCCTGGACAGCCTTCTACAGGGACGGTTGATGAAACATACAGTATTGATGACCGGCGCTTCCGGCGGTATGCTGGGAGCCAGCTATTTCCGGGAACTGTACTATCAGCAGCGGATGGGAAAACCGATCCGGCTCACGGACAGTATTTATACCGAGCGTGTTTCCCGGGACCTGCTGAATTCCGTGTTCAGCGCTATGGCCGTGAATGACTTCATTACGCCGTGGCGCACTTTTAAGATGGATAACAAGCGGTATGCAAAAGACCGGGGGTATGCCTTTGAAATGCAGCTGAACCAGAATACCGACAATGCCCTGAATAAAATACTGCGGGACTATAAAGCGCCGGAACAAAATGCCGAGATCCCGATGCTGATCTGGAATGCCACCATTAATGCAGATGGCCGCCGGCTGATGATTTCACCGCAACCGATCAGCTATCTGTGCAGCCCGCAGTACCTGTATCCTACCAGGCAGGTAAGGGACATTGATGGTGTTGACTTTGCGCAGTATTATGCCAACCAGGACGCGATGGACCTGAAGGTCACCAGTGCTATTCGGATGTGCGCGACTTTCCCCTATGTGTTGCCCAATACTTTTTTACCGAGCAATCCTATTGTGGACGTCATGGATGCCGGCATCAGGGATAATTTCGGCCAGCAGACCACCTTGCGTTTCCTGTATACCTTCAGCAAGTGGATCAACGAAAATACCAGCGGGGTAGTGTACATACAGATCAGGGACACCCGCAAAAATGATATATCCCCGATCAAGAAAACCAAAGACCTCAGTGACCTGCTCTTTGAGCCTTTATTTACCATGCAGCAGCATTGGAGCGCCATGCAGGACTTTGACCAGGACGACCTGGTCAATTATATGGAGGGATATTTCCCCGATAAATTCCACCGGATCATTTTCCAGTATGTGCCCCAGAAGCAGGATAAGGGGGCGGCGCTCTCGTGGCATCTCACTTCGCGCGAGAAACTGGACATCGCGCATGCGCTTGATAATCCGGCCAACCAGAGTGCGCTGGATTTTGTCGTCAGACTGATGACAGAATAA
- a CDS encoding COX15/CtaA family protein: METVNIKNNRPVAIWLYIGVGMLVIQVLLGGLTRLTGSGLSITEWQPLLGAFPPMNEAAWQKAFDGYKQIAQYKYVNNHFTLSDFKFIYFWEWLHRDWARLIGVVFIIPFIYFVVKKKISKEMINPMIVLFVLGGLQGLIGWIMVKSGLNDENLYVSHIRLAVHFMSALVLLCYLFWFALKISVPAKEILKVPSLKRLNTWLLVLVAVQLIYGAFMAGLHAALVANTWPDINGAWIPAGMFSQGGFWTDIAHNTITIQFIHRGLAYLITILIAVWWWKSAQTPANSLLHGIRYLPLLLVLLQVLLGVLTLLNSQVKIPISYGILHQCVGMLLLLSLVWTLYLSRAR; the protein is encoded by the coding sequence ATGGAAACAGTTAATATCAAGAATAACCGCCCGGTGGCCATCTGGCTGTATATAGGAGTGGGCATGCTGGTGATCCAGGTATTATTGGGAGGGCTGACCCGCTTAACCGGTTCCGGCCTGTCGATTACAGAGTGGCAGCCGTTGCTGGGCGCTTTTCCGCCGATGAATGAAGCGGCCTGGCAAAAAGCTTTTGACGGATATAAGCAGATTGCGCAGTATAAATACGTCAACAACCATTTTACCTTATCAGATTTTAAATTCATTTATTTCTGGGAGTGGCTGCATCGTGACTGGGCGCGGCTGATCGGTGTTGTCTTTATTATACCGTTTATTTATTTCGTGGTGAAGAAGAAGATCAGCAAAGAGATGATCAACCCGATGATTGTGCTCTTTGTGCTGGGAGGCCTGCAGGGGCTTATCGGCTGGATCATGGTAAAGAGCGGCCTGAACGATGAAAACCTCTACGTAAGCCATATCCGCCTGGCGGTACATTTTATGTCGGCGCTGGTGCTGTTGTGTTATCTTTTCTGGTTTGCATTGAAAATCAGCGTTCCCGCAAAAGAAATTCTCAAAGTGCCTTCACTGAAGCGGTTAAATACCTGGTTGCTGGTCCTGGTGGCAGTGCAGCTGATATACGGTGCTTTTATGGCGGGCCTGCATGCTGCGCTGGTGGCCAATACCTGGCCGGACATCAACGGCGCCTGGATACCTGCCGGGATGTTCTCCCAGGGCGGTTTCTGGACAGACATTGCCCATAACACGATCACTATACAGTTTATACACCGCGGGCTGGCCTACCTGATCACCATCCTGATAGCCGTTTGGTGGTGGAAATCAGCACAAACACCGGCCAACAGCCTGCTGCATGGTATCCGTTACCTGCCCTTGCTGCTGGTATTACTGCAGGTGCTGCTGGGGGTGCTCACGCTGCTCAACAGCCAGGTGAAAATACCCATCAGCTATGGTATCCTGCACCAGTGCGTAGGGATGCTGTTGCTGCTTTCACTGGTATGGACCCTCTATCTCAGCAGGGCCAGATAA